In the Candidozyma auris chromosome 5, complete sequence genome, GATTCTATGAATGGATCGGACTTTCGCtgctttttcgcagccaaccACTAAATGTACAAACAGTGGCTCAGGAACGAACATTCGTAGATATGAGAATTTCGAAAAGACTGAATAAAAGTCTCCTTGACTTTCCTCGATTTTTACTTTCCTTCAGGCACATTAAATACATCCATTAATCTTTACTCAAAACTATGTTCGAGAGTTCCATCGCACTAAGATCAAGCAATCAAATACATCTCGTCCTCAAGAAACAATTGGTATGGGTTTCATTTCttgatttgaaagaacaTAGAGATCTCAGTACTTGTGAAATTTCAGAGACCCGtcttgcaattgcaatCTTTGACAGGCTCTCActgatttgcagccatacCGAATTTGCAGTTGTTCCCAAACACAATTTTGAACTGAGAGCCCCAATACAAGCCCATAACAAATGATTTATCCGTGAaaagtcaacttcttcacctaGGAAAATGTGTCCTTTAACTTTCGGCAAAATTACTTCCTCCCACATCTTCCCCTCTCGAATCTGCCCAGTACACACAAGTATCCCCCATAAAAACACCCCAAAGCCCATGGATCAAAGTATTCAAAGAATTGAATCTCTACGTTGGGCCTTAGCTCTGTCCAGCAGTCCTCAACctctcatcttccttttcCAAAAGTCAGCTCCACCTCCACACATCACGTGCCGGCATCGCCATTTCTACTACTACTAACATCAAACCTGCAAACTACAACACACGCTGGGGATGCAATGGAGCCTTCGAGAGCAAGATGTGCCTACAGAGGAGGCCCTAGCCTCAAATCCATACGATGAGACCAGATGGCTTGAGTACGCTGAACAGGCGCCAGACAATGATTTCAAGGAAGCCATCCTCAGCAGAGCTACAGCTACGCTTCCAGCATCTACGCTTTTGTGGAACGCCTACTTTGAAGCTGTCTTTGGAGATCGAAGCAAACTCTTGAACGCATACAGAAAAGCGCTTCGGGTGCTACATTCAAACCCTAGTATATGGATTAAGTACCTCAGGCTTCTTGTAGAAGAAGGGCTGAGTGAGATCAAGCTAGTCTTCGATGCTGCCTTGTTCAATGTCTCAAAAGACTACCACGGGGACATCTGGAAGTTGTATTTGAAGTACGCTTCCCGAGAGGCACCCCAAACCGCAGCAAGAATATACATCCAGTTTATGCATGTGAGCATCGAGTTGGGCACTGATTTTGAGATCAATGCATATGATATGATTGATACCGTTCTTGAAAGTGGGGATGCCACTCTTGTAAGGCAATTATGGAATAATATATGGCACAAGAGGATTCCTTCATCTGAGCTCCGAGAACCCTCGCAGAATATTGTTTGAATAAGTGTGTGCATCAATTAGGCGACGAGCAACTCTTCAACGATATATGTGATGATTTGAGTCTTCGATACGACGACTTACAAAGCGAGATATTCACAAAGAAGGCGGACTTTTATGCTTCCACGGACATCCATAGAGCTAGACACTTCTACAGCCAAGCTATCTCGCATGCAAAACCGTAAGCCAGGTGACAAAGGCATTCGATGCATACGTGAATTTTGAAGATTCCAATTTCGATACTATGGGCGAATACGAACTCGAAAATCGCCTCGATATCTTCGAAGACCTTCTCAGAAAGCGGCcttttctcatcaatgacGTGAGACTCAAAAGCAGTCCAAACAACGTCGATCTCTGGCTCGAACGTGCATCAATATACGACAATGACCACGGTGGCAGAATCAAAGCTCTAGTGGACGCTCTCATGAATATCAATCCGCTACATGCAACGGGACAAAAGAGCTTGGTGAGTATATGGGAGGAATACGCAAAGATATATCTAGACCTGGGTGACGTGAACACTGCGATTTTGATTTATTCCAAAGCGGCCAAATCTCAGTTCAAAGATGCCCTGGAACTTGCGTCTGTCCATATCATGTGGACAGAAGCGCTCTTAAATGTTTCTGACGAGGCAGCTCTTGAACACATCGAGGATGTCTTATACAATCATATACCTCCCAACTTCAAGCAGGTGAAGTTTCACATCTCCTCTATGCCTGTCCAAGCAAGAGTGTTCAAATCTGTCGATTTATGGAAATTTTATATCGACCTACTAAAAGCTGTCTtggatgagaagaatctcGAGGTGATAAACAACAAAATGCACACGGCGTATCAGAAAATGATGCATCTAGAAGTGATTACTCTACGACTTATCTTTGATTATgcttcatttttgaagcagcaaaaCATGCTAGACCGTGCATTCTCTTTGTACGAGGAGGCGCTTCGTGCTTTTCAAGCCCCAATGGCCCAATATGAACTTTGGAAAGCATACTTGGAAGATACTATACTACAAAAGCTGGCCAATGAAAACCGAATCCGTGATCTTTTGGAGCAGTGCTTGCTGGGCGTGCCATTGCCGGGCCATCTTGTAAAAAACATATTCGATATGTACATTGACTTCGAAGAAAGGAACCAAATGCCTATAAAAACACTCAAGTTGCTTGAAAGAGCAATTGCTTACCTTGGACAGGCTATCCAAGGTCCTGTTATGGACTACTCAAAACAGGAACTCAACAAGATTGTGGACGACAAATACGTCTTCCAACTTCAGCTTTTGACCAGGATTGCGCAGGTGAAGGACCACCAGCTTTTAAGAAGTGCTTACGAAACAGCAGTTCAGGATTTGCACTACTCAATGCCGCAAATTCTCGACTTAGGACTCCGTTTTATCGAGTTTGAGACACTTCAGAAGGAAATTGTGAGAGCAAGAtctcttttcaaacacTTCACTCTGTTGGGAAGTCCGGAAtcacttctttttgctAAAGTTTGGGCCGCCTGGGAAAAGTTTGAATCTGAACATGGGTCCGAAGAACTAATTCAAGATATGTTTAGTTACAGAAGAAAGCTCTCGAGAGTTTTTGCTGACATTGCTCAAGCTAAGAGCGAGGTAAATCCTATGGGATTTGTGAAGGGAGAGACCAAGGGAGGAGAGATCAAGCCCAAGCATGTCGAGAATCCCGACGCCATCGATTTAGACATGGACATGTGACGTATAGATGTGTATATTAAAAAAGGTGCAAACGAATGTGAAAATGCAAACTCGTGGTTTGGGATGTATAAAGTGTAAAAATTCGTAAAGTCGTTacattttgttgaagatgtccTTCCACTTGTCAAGAAATGACTCCAAGTTGCAGGTTTGGTCACTGCTGTTATTCAACTTAATGGATTTGTTGGCTTTGATGAGCTCAGAGTAGCTATTCCAGTTGATATGGTAGTACTTGAAGATCGTAAGAAGGAACCCTTGGAACATCTTCAGaatgttcttgttcttACTCTTCGGGGAGTTGGAGTAaatgacaagaagttgcaagaATATACCAATTAGGCTCATTGATGACGACAGCGAAAGGTTAGATCTCATGTCGAGATCACTTAAACTTTCCATCGAGTTAGGACCGCTTGTGGAGCCTCTTTCCTGCTCCGAGAACTCTGCAGAGTGTTTGGCTGAACTCAACGGACCAAACGCTCCTTGACTAACAATCGGCGTGGAAGGCGCACTCAAGCTCAATGGTAGTTTATCGTTCAACTGAATCATGATGTCGAAGAAGCTAGTGAAGTTCAAGTACTCAAATTCGTCTAAGGACTGgaacttgctcaagatcttgtaCGGCatgcttgatgatgacatGTTGGAAAGGTTCGAGAACCTACCCAAGTACTTATTAATATCGGCAACAACATCATCTGTGAGGATCGCCTTGTCGAACATCTCGATCAACACATAGATATTGCTCACTGACTCATGAGATTGGAAtaagatcaagaaaacgGGGACAAAGAAGACCTCGTGATGCTTCTTTAACCCACCTTCCGAGAGCGACAACATATACAAAAGATACTTGAAGTTCGAATTGAACTCCCCAAAATTGAAGTTGTTATCGCTAGATGCCGCTTCCACCATAAACGTCTTGAAAAGTGGTCTTTGTAAAACatccttgatgattctgTCAAACAAACAGTCCTTGTTGGCAATCATCTTATCGGAAAGCTGGGCGTAACGAGCCTCAGAGTTTTTGTAAGATGCTTCAATGTTCAGAACAGCGTCAGGACCGagatttgcagccaaaacaTTTTTGAAGTAATCGAATCTGAACCTGTCAGATATCAAGGACTCCCAGTTCAATTTACGAAGTTGATTCTTTTCACTTGACAACTTCTTAGTGAATTCTTTTGGCTCGTTCACCGTGACCATCAATTTGAACCAACTTTGCTGGTTGCTGATGAAAGACTCACACAGACGCTTTCTAGATTGACTCTGATGCTTCGTATTAAGCTCGTAGTTGCTTAAAAACTTATAGAACTCCCTCGTGTGCTTCAGCTTTTCATTTGTGTTTTTCGGAGGCAAATTGATTGGTCTAGATTGATCAACGGCTTCGAGTTTCTCCGGCGAGAACAAAGACAAGTCATCCACAGAGGTCTGGGATTTGATGTAATTTGGAAGTTTGTAGATCATTTGCTGTTCACGAGACTCCTTCACAAGCTTCGAATACGACATAGAACGCTGATTATAGAAATCAGAAATGTTGTTACTGATCTCACTATCGTtattgaaggaaaaagagttATCAGGATCAAACTCGTCGTCCGAATGTTTAGGATTTTTCACGGAAGGTGAcatttcttctctttcgtcCATTGTCGGAAGAGAAGTCTCAACAGAAAGGTTAGCATGACTAAGCTTACCCGGCAAAGGACAAGGCTTCATGGCAGTATTAAATGAGTTGAATTTATCGTCATCAGCATTTACAAGGTCCTTGcgagacaaagaagacgaggaggaaCCACGACGGCTCATACAAATCTCCGCATGATTTTTGATCACCGGCACGTTGAAGACTAGATCCAAATCATTGGGTAGAAtctcgtcatcgtcgtcattgTCGTCATAAAGCTTCTTGCGTAACTGCTTCCTCTCTTTCGTTTCCTTTGGATTATAGTACCTGGTCTTAGACCTGGTCAACATATACGACGACAGCGTGCCCACTCTATGAAGCGCATTAGTAGAACTGGGCGAGCTTGATATTTTATGGGGCAACATAGAAGTGGAAACTGAGCGCAACTTGGGAGCACCAGGACGGAAACCAGGAGCATTGGTCAAGtcagatgaggaggagctGGAagcatttctttttgggaAGACTGGTGGGAGCGGCTTTTGCAGAGACgtacttgaaaaagacGACGCCCGATCTTCCGAACGAAGAGTGATAGTTGATATGGACGAGTTCATCTGTCCCACCTCATCCAAGGCCTCGTCTGATGTATCATCATGGACAGCCGAGTCGTTTGGAGTCTTCGAGTCCAGTTTGTGCGATCCGTGGCTCCCCCGGTTCGAGCACATTGAATTTGATGTCAAAGAACTCAATCGCGAGTCTGGGCAGTCAAACTGACTAGACCCATCCAGAGAGGAGTCATCATTAGAACCGTTTGAAATGTCAGAATTCATGTAAGGCCCCAGGTACGGCCGGGGTGCCTCTGCAGGGGGAAGTGTGTTCTTAGGCGTCTTGGGAGCATTCAAACTAAGCGACAGCTGGTTGATTTTCTGAATGTAATATTCGCCAGGCCGCTTCAGCTCGCTCAACGACGGGAGCGACGACATCAGCGTCACGCGCTTCACTTGTGAggaaagcttcttcttcgaagcCATATTGTTGCTGGCGCCGGAGCCGATGGAGATTTCATACAAATTGTGGTCGTTAAGCGAAGTGGACAGGTAGTTTGCGTGGTGCATAGCGAGCGGAGGGTAAAACTAAAACGAGTTTTGATGCTTTCGACGTGGAAGCGAGTGATTGTCGATGGCGGCCACTGACTATGGGACACGGCAAAGGCGGAGCCGGGGAGTTAGAAACGAAGATTTAGATTCCAAGGGTGAGAACGATCGTGATGGGATAGCCTCAATATCTTAATTCTTGGAAGACGTCGTTGATGTGTTGATGTATATGTTGTTTGgaaaaagcttttggctGGTCTAGAAGCAGGGCAACCAAAGTGAATGGAAGGATGTTTCAGCCCGATCCCGCGGTGTGCACGGAAGTTAtggcagcaaaaaaaaaataatagcaaaaaaaaaaaaaaaagtaaactGCGTACTGGCTCCACGTAACGTGCAACGCAAAGCACAACGAGAGCAGCCAACGCCTTCACATTGCAAATCAACTGACACAAAAATAGGGGGATGCCACTGGCACCCCATGCTATTTTTGGAACAGCCTGCCGAGTGATGTACGAACTTGACACGACTGCCAGCCGCCGCCTCTCTTACTGCGTTATCGAAtcattttttctttttttgtttggaCCAGATTCGACTTAATTTTCATCGAAAGAAGGTGTCTCGTTGTTGGAGCTTCTACCGCCAACCTGCATGCAACTCCTAGGAGGCTGGAGGGTTGGCCGTAATTTTTACCGCGCCCCCCAGGgcaaaaacaaaaaaacaCTGGCGCCAAACGGGCCACTTTTCGTGAGCGCGCTTCGCCCTGGAAACTGCCCCTGCGATCGCCCATGCAAGGAACGCCTTGCAAAACTCGTTGCCCGGGACCCAAACACAATAAGACACGAACTTCTGTGCATtgacaagaaaaaaaaagccaaaacGATCGATTTCAATCGGTAAGCCTTCAGGGTCAACGCCTGTCGGCAATGATTGGAAATTTTGAGATTTTGCCCATCGTACAATGCTAGCGCAGTGGTTCGGGGACTTTTCTTGCGGGAGCTGCGAAGAGTGCAATGCACATCGTGAGACACAGCAACCACTGGAGAGGTGGTGGTGGGGAGGGCAGTTGTAGGCAGCAAATTGACAATTCCGTGAAAAATTGCCACAATCTGTTGATTTCTCACGCTAAATCTGAACCAGTTTGGGCTTTAGGTTTAAAATTAGAATTTGAAAGGCGTTGGCTTGCACCACGACCCATGCTAGATTATGCAATGTAGTGATAAACACCAATCTGCTCGCTATCTCTTTTGAGATACTCCTTCTCTATGAGGTCCTCGATTCTCTGCTTGATGAGCACCGTCAGAGGTTGAAATCTCCCATGTAActgcttcaccaactcGGCCACAAGTTCGTTGTGACTGACGGTCTGCCTCGATTTCATGATTCTCACCACCGCCGCGTTCACAAGATGCTTTCTTCCCTCCTCAATGTTGGCCTTGACTTCCTCGCTCTCTTCTGCCTGCTCTGTTTTTTTCTGCTCCAGTTTCGCCGATCCCAGCGACACCGTGAGAACCTTCACCTTGGTAGTGGGCAGCTTGAACTTGTCATTGAGCATGAAACGGTCACCGCTTTGAATCTCCTTAGACATAGGTACCTTGACAAGAAGACGCAGCCGCGGCGCCACGGCAATCGACTGAAGTTGCCTCTTTAAATCACTCTCTGGAATATTCGTTAGCTCTCTGATCTCCTCATAGGTAAGTTCCTGTTTCCGCTCGAAAGGCGCTTCGTCCGAATCACTGGTCTGAGGGCCAAAGAGGAGCATGATGACTCCCGCATAGGTAGAAAGATTGATATCATACGTCCTCGATGGGTACGTGATCCGAAGATCCATCAGGCCAAACTTCGGACACCAAAAGAGAGATTTGTTATCGTTCTTTTTGCCTGTAAGCCAGTATTCTTCAAACGTTCTGATCGTTTCTCGTATCTTATTGGGCCAAATGAAGCCAATTTGACCATTGGTGTTGGCAAAGCTCTTATAGTCTTTTGTCATGCTCTTGGGCCAATCAGAAACATGACACACCTTGAGTTCGAGCTCGATCGTGGGTAGTTTGTGAGAATTTGCATGATTCTTCCATTCCATCGTCAAATCCCCAGATGAGTTGAcgtctttcttcatcttaatgattttctccatgGTAGCGCTGCccaattcttcaccaagtttCGCTATAACAAGCTCCTCGATATCACCATTATAACGAGCATCGACGCCCAGGACAATGGATGACGAACCTTTAGAGTTGAGAAACCGCTTCGCAAAGTGATTTGCGTAGTGAGCTTCGAAAGCATCCTTATCCTTGATGAAGCGAAGAAACGAGAGCGACTTGTGCAAGAAATCTTGCGTCTCATCCACGCTGGCGTTCAGGTCCAGGGTGACACGCTTGGAACCCAGCAGCTTCAAGAGCTGCTTGATTTGGGAATCCATGTAGATAGAGAGCAACTCTGGCGCACTAGTAGATGGTCCGATGGTCAGTTTCTTTGTTGGCTGATTCAGACGGTTGATGAAGTCCCTAAATGCTTCGTGAATGGTGTGTGCGATATCTGCATCACCATTGAAACAGCTCTTTAGTGCCGTGTTCAATTcgttgttgaaattgagaatCATGTCGATCCATAACGTTGCAAAGGTAGCCGAGGTTGTGCTCACGGACACTTTTTTGGGAGCATCCGAcgtctgctgctgctgttgttgctgttgctctAGATGTTTAGTGACATAGTCAGGGAACTGTAAACCAATTTTGATTAAAGCTTCCTTCAAGCGCACCTTTAGAAGTTTTTTGTCAGGGTCGATCCGCTCAGCGAGGGTATGGAAGATCTTGAGCTCGGTCAAGCTATCGGCCACATGCTGCGCTGAAGCGGAGGTGGAAGATCCAAGGGTATCTCTTACCTTAGATACTAGAGGATCTAGCCAGTAAGTAATCCCTTGCTGGGATGCTGGGAAAGTCACCACTTTGTCAAGTCTCTCCTTGATTAAGTAATTGTTCATCATGTGAATGATTTTGGTGGCGGTTTTTTGAGGAAGCAAGTATGcaattcttttctcttcatcgttGATGAATTTAAGTGTATCCTGTAAATATCTGGAGCCCAGCATCAGCAGCATTATCTCATGAGCTAACGCCAGATAAAACTGTTGCAGCAGAGCCAAAAAAGCCCGTTCAAAATGATCCAGATATACATTATCACCTGTGGGAGCCCCTGGCACCGAGGCAGCCACATTGGGCTCGTCATTTGAAAGCATCTCAAACATGGCAAGCACCTGTTGGAGATACAGTCTAGTGGTAATAACATGGCCCTTTCTCGAGCTCGTGAACTCGTCAATGACAATATCTATAAGCATGTTGCCCACGGCAAAGTTATCATGGCGAATCACATTGATGTCAAAGAGAACAACCCCCATATCGTACACCAAAAGCTTGCGGCACTCTTTCACATAAACTCGATTCAAGTACATTAGCACATCGCTGATAAACTTCATCAGCTGCAAATGCTCAGACCACTCAGACACAGCAGCCTTCAAAAAATCTTCTTTCCACGACGCCTTGAACTGTTTCGTTTCGGTGATTTGCACCAACTGTCTCTGTCTCTGGCGTAGATGATCGCCAATTGCACCTGCCACATCGTTGTACAATCTCTCACCAAACTTTTTTAACACCAAGGTATAAGCCTTTCTGTAAAGTTGCTCATACAGCAAGTTTGACACGTTCTTATGTTGGATCTGTGCTATGGCGTTTGCCAAAAGACCCCAGGAAGCGTCGTAGTCAAGCTGGGAGTCAgcggaggaagaagagcccAAAGTGGAGATTTTTCTCGGAGCCCTGATTTTCGTGCGTTTCTGGCCTGCTGGGATCATCTTGCTCTCAGCGTTGTGTGTGATTTTAAGGTGTTTTTAGAGGTCTGAATCGATGTAGGCCCTTGATGTCAGTGGTGGATACGCTGTGCAGGTACATCCACAGATGGGCcatggttgcaaaaaaggTGAAATGAGGTGAAAAATGAGGAGAATTGAATCGTAAACTTTTTTCCTTAGATGATATAAAACAGTATTATGGGCCTAATTTGCTTGTTTTGAGTGTCTACAAAGAAGACAGCTATTGTATGGTGTAGTACGAAGAGAGCTGAGCCAATGACTTTACTTTATGTTAATGAAGCCCCATTAGAATTATGATATTATGTCATTCATTTTCATGTAAAAATATCTAAAATTAAAGTCTTCTAGAATTAAAAAATGATGGTGCTTGCTTTAAAAGACCGCTCTGTGGCTCAAGCTCCTAATTGTGAATATAcctttggagaaagaagcaaagtAAGGAGAAAAGAAGTGAGAAAACTACATGCCAAACTTACACTTGCAGTCAGGTAATCCTTTGGTCTTTGTTAAGCATACTACTGCTCCAACTGTATGgttttttgctctttcgcagccatttaaCTACAGCTCTCAGATGACTAGTTGCCTCACCGACGATCAGATTAGTGCCCACCATAATGCTGCTCCCGATCAAGACCATGTATGGCTGTGGAATGTGTGAtagaaagaaagtgagtCAGTGCTGCAAATAAGTTGCAGCTCACAAATAATACGAATGTTGCAAGACTCTCGTCAGACATTGAAGGAGCTTTTTATCTTATTGATCGATTCTTTTGGTTGCTTGAGGTCTAAAGATTAGTTTCCTGGCTTATACTTGCCACTATTCTAAAGAAAGCAAGGGTCCCCAAATTTACTGAAACTATCTCTTGTCTTCATACCTTATAAGAAGGTCACTTACTTGGATTTATatatttgaaaaagtgGGTTCAGCTTGTACAAAAACAGTTAAGTGACTACAGCGATTATAATTGGAATTTGGTCAGCAAATGTTAGTCAAAGGGCTTTTCTAAAACTGGGTAAATCTGTAGTGGTGCTTACCGAAAGACTCTGCTAGTCCGTGAGCAACCCACTCTAATTGATCTATAAATCGGGTATACTTAGATAGCTGACGAAGCCTACTTTTACACGGAATCATTGTCCTTATTATCGGTGATTTGAACGCCTAGCGTCTTACTAGGATTACATAGTCTACGCATGGAGAAAGCATGTCAGCAAAACAGACCACGAAGGCAAAAATTAATAAATGGTTTATGGGggcttttttctttgtgaaTCGACCTCTTTAAACTTCAATGTCCTTATaccttttcatcatcagccATTACTAGGAACCTGCCAAGTCTTCCACCAAACTGAGTcactttttcgcagccgtttTGCCTGACTCATCTACTTCCGAGCCTTACCCAGCTAGTACGCTCCTTCAAAGATAGTTTGATTATTAGATCTTCGAGCTCCTATTATCACACCCACAGTTCATTaatttttgtctttttaagaaaaaaaaactctTGTTTCCCCTGATTCACCTCCATCACCTCACTGTGAGCGCTGACTTTTTCTAGGCTGTTCATTGGCCTGCGGGCACCTGCCGGTACCGGCCCGCTTCAGGCCCGCACTGTCCCCGCGAAACTTTTTCCTTATATATGTCATCTTTCGACCGAtatcatcttctccaacaactctAACCATGCCCATTTCTA is a window encoding:
- a CDS encoding mRNA splicing protein SYF1 yields the protein MGEYELENRLDIFEDLLRKRPFLINDVRLKSSPNNVDLWLERASIYDNDHGGRIKALVDALMNINPLHATGQKSLVSIWEEYAKIYLDSGDVNTAILIYSKAAKSQFKDASELASVHIMWTEALLNVSDEAALEHIEDVLYNHIPPNFKQVKFHISSMPVQARVFKSVDLWKFYIDLLKAVLDEKNLEVINNKMHTAYQKMMHLEVITLRLIFDYASFLKQQNMLDRAFSLYEEALRAFQAPMAQYELWKAYLEDTILQKSANENRIRDLLEQCLSGVPLPGHLVKNIFDMYIDFEERNQMPIKTLKLLERAIAYLGQAIQGPVMDYSKQELNKIVDDKYVFQLQLLTRIAQVKDHQLLRSAYETAVQDLHYSMPQILDLGLRFIEFETLQKEIVRARSLFKHFTSLGSPESLLFAKVWAAWEKFESEHGSEELIQDMFSYRRKLSRVFADIAQAKSEVNPMGFVKGETKGGEIKPKHVENPDAIDLDMDM
- a CDS encoding cullin CUL3, with translation MIPAGQKRTKIRAPRKISTLGSSSSADSQLDYDASWGLLANAIAQIQHKNVSNLSYEQLYRKAYTLVLKKFGERLYNDVAGAIGDHLRQRQRQLVQITETKQFKASWKEDFLKAAVSEWSEHLQSMKFISDVLMYLNRVYVKECRKLLVYDMGVVLFDINVIRHDNFAVGNMLIDIVIDEFTSSRKGHVITTRSYLQQVLAMFEMLSNDEPNVAASVPGAPTGDNVYSDHFERAFLASSQQFYSALAHEIMSSMSGSRYLQDTLKFINDEEKRIAYLLPQKTATKIIHMMNNYLIKERLDKVVTFPASQQGITYWLDPLVSKVRDTLGSSTSASAQHVADSLTELKIFHTLAERIDPDKKLLKVRLKEALIKIGLQFPDYVTKHLEQQQQQQQQTSDAPKKVSVSTTSATFATLWIDMILNFNNELNTALKSCFNGDADIAHTIHEAFRDFINRSNQPTKKSTIGPSTSAPELLSIYMDSQIKQLLKSSGSKRVTSDSNASVDETQDFLHKSLSFLRFIKDKDAFEAHYANHFAKRFLNSKGSSSIVSGVDARYNGDIEELVIAKLGEELGSATMEKIIKMKKDVNSSGDLTMEWKNHANSHKLPTIELELKVCHVSDWPKSMTKDYKSFANTNGQIGFIWPNKIRETIRTFEEYWLTGKKNDNKSLFWCPKFGSMDLRITYPSRTYDINLSTYAGVIMLLFGPQTSDSDEAPFERKQELTYEEIRELTNIPESDLKRQLQSIAVAPRSRLLVKVPMSKEIQSGDRFMLNDKFKSPTTKVKVLTVSSGSAKSEQKKTEQAEESEEVKANIEEGRKHLVNAAVVRIMKSRQTVSHNELVAELVKQLHGRFQPSTVLIKQRIEDLIEKEYLKRDSEQIGVYHYIA